In the Terriglobales bacterium genome, CATCTCATCGTCGTTTTCGGCGACGCTCTCTACGAGTTGCGCGTGGAACGCTTCGGCTTTCTTCTTCAGTTCGGCGGGAATCTCTTCGACTTCATACTTGGCGCCCATCGTCTCATCGCGCCAGTAGATCGCCTTCATGTTGACGAGATCGACTACACCTTTGAAAGCAGCTTCTTGTCCGATGGGAATCTGAATGGCTACGGGGCGGGCGTTAAGACGTTTGCGGATGGTATCGACGGCATGCTCGAAATCGGCACCCATCTTATCCATCTTGTTAATGAAGCAAATGCGCGGAACGCCGTATTTATCGGCCTGACGCCATACGGTCTCCGACTGCGGCTCGACGCCATGCACGGCGTCAAACACGGCGCAAGCGCCGTCGAGTACGCGCAGCGAGCGCTCGACCTCGGCGGTAAAGTCGACGTGGCCAGGAGTATCGATGATATTGATGCGGATGTCGCGCCAGAAGCACGTCGTAGCGGCAGACGTAATCGTGATGCCGCGCTCCTGCTCCTGCTCCATCCAGTCCATGGTGGCGGTGCCTTCATGCACCTCGCCGATGCGATGGGTGATGCCGGTATAAAAAAGGATGCGTTCAGTCGTAGTGGTCTTGCCGGCATCGATGTGGGCCATGATGCCGATATTCCTGCAACGCTCTAATGGGACCTGTCTTGGCACTGTATTCCTAAACTTTCCTGAAAAACTAAACTCTGTTCCGACGTGGGACTACCACCGGTAATGCGCGAACGCTTTGTTGGCCTCAGCCATACGGTGGACATCTTCTTTCTTCTTCATCGCCGCGCCGCGACCGTTGGCGGCATCGAGCAGCTCATTCGTGAGCTTGTCGATCATGCCTTTCTCTCCGCGGGCCCGTCCGTAGCTCACCAGCCAACGGATCGCAAGCGACGTGCGGCGATCGGGATTCACTTCGACCGGAACCTGATAGTTCGCACCGCCTACGCGTCGAGTCTTGACTTCGAGCAGCGGCTTGCAGTTCTCGACTGCTTTCTTGAAGAGCTTCAGGGCTTCGTCCCCGCCCTTCTGCTCCAGGTTCTTCATGGACTGGTAGAAGATCGACTGGGCAGTGCTCTTCTTGCCCTCGTACATCATCGAGTTCACAAACTTGGTCACCAGAGTCGAGTTGTAGATCGGGTCTGCGGCAACTTCGCGCTTTGCTATGTGTCCTTTACGCGGCATGTGTCTTCACCTTCAAAAACTTAGGCCTTCGGCCTCTTGGCTCCGTACTTGGAGCGGCTCTGCTTACGGTTCGCTACGCCCACGGTGTCCAGCGTTCCGCGCACAACGTGATAACGCACGCCGGGAAGGTCCTTCACACGGCCTCCGCGGATCAGCACGATCGAGTGCTCCTGCAGGTTGTGGCCGATGCCGGGGATGTAGGTCGTGACCTCGATTCCATTTGTCAGGCGCACGCGAGCTACTTTGCGCAGCGCCGAGTTCGGCTTCTTGGGCGTTTGGGTATAGACGCGGGTGCAAACGCCGCGCTTCTGGGGCGACTCCTGCAGCGCCGGGCTAGCCGTTTTGTATCGCGGCGCCGTCCGGCCTTTGCGCACAAGCTGATTAAATGTCGGCAAATTCCACTCCTCAGGGCTTTCCGAGGCATCCGCCTCTGCAGGCGGCCTGCAACTCACACTTCCACGCAGCCGAATAGGACTGCGCACAAACTTGGTTTAGGCTGACCACCGCCGAGCGGGGCCATACTCTCGCACTAAAAGCGAGAAATTGAACGACCTAGGGTTGAATGCCGACGGTGTCGCCAAGGATGAAGACAGGCGATCCGTTTCGTCACTCCCGGCCCACATATCCTTCTTGGGAGA is a window encoding:
- the rpsG gene encoding 30S ribosomal protein S7 — protein: MPRKGHIAKREVAADPIYNSTLVTKFVNSMMYEGKKSTAQSIFYQSMKNLEQKGGDEALKLFKKAVENCKPLLEVKTRRVGGANYQVPVEVNPDRRTSLAIRWLVSYGRARGEKGMIDKLTNELLDAANGRGAAMKKKEDVHRMAEANKAFAHYRW
- the rpsL gene encoding 30S ribosomal protein S12; its protein translation is MPTFNQLVRKGRTAPRYKTASPALQESPQKRGVCTRVYTQTPKKPNSALRKVARVRLTNGIEVTTYIPGIGHNLQEHSIVLIRGGRVKDLPGVRYHVVRGTLDTVGVANRKQSRSKYGAKRPKA